A genomic segment from Gracilinanus agilis isolate LMUSP501 chromosome 1, AgileGrace, whole genome shotgun sequence encodes:
- the C1H19orf53 gene encoding leydig cell tumor 10 kDa protein homolog, whose protein sequence is MAQGKQKFQSRKPAKKAAAATSSSACRGPKKGGRIIAPKKARVIQQRKLKKDLEVGIRKKIEHEVMMKASTSLPKKLALLKTPEKGAKKKQTGSKNQP, encoded by the exons ATGGCCCAAGGAAAGCAGAAGTTTCAGTCCCGGAAGCCCGCCAAGAAGGCCGCGGCGGCGACCTCTTCTTCGGCCTGCCGGGGCCCGAAGAAAGGCG GGAGAATCATTGCCCCCAAAAAGGCCCGGGTCATCCAGCAGCGGAAACTAAAAAAG GACCTTGAGGTTGGCATCCGAAAAAAGATTGAACATGAGGTTATGATGAAAGCCAGCACAAGCTTGCCCAAGAAACTGGCCCTACTGAAGACCCCAGAGAAGGGAGCCAAGAAAAAGCAAACTGGTAGCAAGAATCAGCCCTGA
- the MRI1 gene encoding methylthioribose-1-phosphate isomerase: MTLESVRYSRGSLLVLDQLLLPQECRYEAVTSVRQAWEAIRAMKVRGAPAIAIVGCLSLAVELQAGAGGPGLEALVTFVQDSLNDLVTARPTAVNMAQAAREMSEVATREAGREGATEGAVRERLICWAEHMLEKDIKDNQNIGDLGAQHLLERVAPGGGQVTVLTHCNTGSLATAGYGTALGVIRSLHALGRLKHVFCTETRPNNQGARLTAYELVYEDIPATLITDSMGAAAMAHKDVKAVIVGADRVVANGDTANKVGTYQLAITAKYHGIPFYVAAPVSSCDLSLKTGQEIVIEERPSQELTSLGGTRIAAPGIGVWNPSFDVTPHELITGGIITERGVFSPKELQIALTS; the protein is encoded by the exons ATGACCCTGGAATCGGTCCGCTATTCCCGCGGCTCTCTGCTCGTCCTGGACCAGCTGCTGTTGCCCCAAGAGTGCCGCTATGAGGCCGTGACGTCCGTGCGCCAGGCCTGGGAGGCCATCAGGGCCATGAAG GTGCGGGGCGCCCCAGCAATTGCCATAGTGGGCTGCCTGAGCCTGGCCGTGGAGCTGCAGGCCGGAGCAGGGGGACCCGGGCTTGAGGCCCTGGTGACCTTTGTGCAGGACTCACTGAATGACCTGGTGACCGCCAGGCCAACGGCCGTCAACATGGCTCAGGCTGCTCGGGAGATGTCCGAGGTGGCCACCCGGGAGGCTGGACGAGAAGGAGCCACAGAGGGTGCAGTCCGAGAAAG GTTGATCTGCTGGGCAGAGCACATGCTGGAGAAAGACATCAAAGACAACCAGAACATTGGGGACCTTGGGGCCCAGCACCTTCTGGAGCGGGTGGCACCTGGGGGTGGCCAGGTGACTGTGCTGACTCATTGCAACACTGGCTCATTGGCCACTGCAGGCTATGGAACAGCCCTAG GTGTGATCAGATCTCTCCATGCCCTGGGCCGCCTGAAGCACGTGTTCTGCACAGAGACACGGCCCAACAACCAGGGTGCCCGCCTGACAGCCTATGAGCTGGTGTATGAGGATATCCCTGCCACCCTCATCACCGACAGCATGGGAGCTGCCGCCATGGCCCACAAGGATGTGAAAG cTGTCATCGTGGGAGCAGACCGGGTGGTCGCCAATGGGGACACTGCCAACAAAGTGGGAACATACCAGCTGGCCATCACAGCCAAGTACCATGGGATCCCTTTCTACGTGGCTGCCCCTGTTTCCTCTTGTGATCTGAGCTTGAAGACAGGTCAGGAAATTGTCATCGAAGAGCGGCCAAGCCAGGAGCTGACCAGCCTCGGGGGAACCCGTATTGCTGCCCCAG GTATTGGAGTGTGGAACCCATCCTTCGACGTCACCCCTCATGAGCTCATCACTGGCGGCATCATCACTGAGCGTGGAGTCTTCTCTCCCAAGGAACTCCAGATAGCCCTGACCTCCTGA
- the YJU2B gene encoding coiled-coil domain-containing protein 130 isoform X1: MGERKGVNKYYPPDFDPAKHGSLNRYHHSHPLRERARKLSQGILVIRFEMPYNIWCDGCKNHIGMGVRYNAEKKKVGNYYTTPIYRFRMKCHLCVNYIEMQTDPANCDYVIVSGAQRKEERWDMEENEQILTTEQEKKQKLETDAMFRLEHGTTDQSKLQKAIPTLSNIQEAQSAWKDDFALNSMLRRKFREKKKAIKEEEEKTLALQTKANLSIPLVPETEEDRKLAALLKYHSLDSYEDKQKLKRTEIFGRSWFPSASGPGTSNSKVNSVLKKLAVSRKLMPSGSSISSSDLGIVRRKSRDGLESPQGSGEAPEPSGMKEEEENQPGGSSAVRDYSPDVETQSGPSTSILNSSLVADYSDSESD, encoded by the exons ATG GGTGAAAGAAAAGGTGTAAACAAGTACTACCCTCCAGACTTTGATCCAGCAAAG CATGGCTCTCTCAATCGATACCACCACAGCCACCCCCTCCGGGAGAGGGCACGGAAACTCTCACAGGGTATTCTTGTCATCAG ATTTGAGATGCCTTATAACATATGGTGTGATGGCTGTAAGAACCACATTGGCATGG GTGTTCGTTACAATGCCGAAAAGAAGAAAGTTGGTAATTATTACACAACCCCAATCTACAG ATTCAGAATGAAATGTCATCTCTGTGTCAACTACATCGAGATGCAGACAGATCCTGCCAATTGTGACTATGTGATTGTAAGTGGTGCCCAGAGGAAGGAGGAGCGCTGGGACATGGAAGAGAATGAACAGATCCTGACCACAG agcaggagaagaaacagaagctgGAGACGGACGCCATGTTCCGCCTGGAGCATGGCACAACAGACCAGAGCAAGTTGCAGAAGGCCATTCCCACCCTGTCCAACATCCAGGAAGCCCAGAGCGCCTGGAAGGATGACTTTGCCCTTAACAGCATGCTAAGGAGGAAGTTTAGG gaaaagaaaaaggccataaaggaagaagaggaaaagacacTGGCCCTACAGACCAAAGCGAACCTCAGTATCCCCCTGGTGCCTGAAACAGAGGAGGACCGGAAACTCGCTGCCCTGCTCAAGTACCACAGTCTGGACT CATATGAAGACAAACAGAAATTGAAACGAACAGAAATCTTTGGCCGTTCCTGGTTCCCTTCTGCCTCGGGACCTGGAACCAGCAACAGCAAGGTGAACAGcgtcctcaagaagcttgcagtTAGTCGGAAACTCATGCCCAGTGGGTCTTCCATCTCTAGCAGCGACCTAGGAATTGTTCGTAGGAAGTCCAGGGATGGCCTAGAGAGTCCTCAAGGGTCTGGAGAAGCTCCAGAGCCAagtggaatgaaggaggaagaagaaaatcagcCGGGAGGATCTTCAGCAGTTAGAGACTATTCCCCAGATGTGGAAACACAGAGCGGGCCTAGCACCTCCATCCTCAATTCTTCACTAGTTGCAGACTATTCAGACTCTGAGAGTGACTAA
- the YJU2B gene encoding coiled-coil domain-containing protein 130 isoform X2 → MGERKGVNKYYPPDFDPAKHGSLNRYHHSHPLRERARKLSQGILVIRFEMPYNIWCDGCKNHIGMGVRYNAEKKKVGNYYTTPIYRFRMKCHLCVNYIEMQTDPANCDYVIVSGAQRKEERWDMEENEQILTTEQEKKQKLETDAMFRLEHGTTDQSKLQKAIPTLSNIQEAQSAWKDDFALNSMLRRKFREKKKAIKEEEEKTLALQTKANLSIPLVPETEEDRKLAALLKYHSLDSYEDKQKLKRTEIFGRSWFPSASGPGTSNSKAGLLPAPPSPRNSGLLLPAKVCAHSQEDFHSTKRLYMGFFPPGLPRNFFFFLPQDLISLYIIGFLFI, encoded by the exons ATG GGTGAAAGAAAAGGTGTAAACAAGTACTACCCTCCAGACTTTGATCCAGCAAAG CATGGCTCTCTCAATCGATACCACCACAGCCACCCCCTCCGGGAGAGGGCACGGAAACTCTCACAGGGTATTCTTGTCATCAG ATTTGAGATGCCTTATAACATATGGTGTGATGGCTGTAAGAACCACATTGGCATGG GTGTTCGTTACAATGCCGAAAAGAAGAAAGTTGGTAATTATTACACAACCCCAATCTACAG ATTCAGAATGAAATGTCATCTCTGTGTCAACTACATCGAGATGCAGACAGATCCTGCCAATTGTGACTATGTGATTGTAAGTGGTGCCCAGAGGAAGGAGGAGCGCTGGGACATGGAAGAGAATGAACAGATCCTGACCACAG agcaggagaagaaacagaagctgGAGACGGACGCCATGTTCCGCCTGGAGCATGGCACAACAGACCAGAGCAAGTTGCAGAAGGCCATTCCCACCCTGTCCAACATCCAGGAAGCCCAGAGCGCCTGGAAGGATGACTTTGCCCTTAACAGCATGCTAAGGAGGAAGTTTAGG gaaaagaaaaaggccataaaggaagaagaggaaaagacacTGGCCCTACAGACCAAAGCGAACCTCAGTATCCCCCTGGTGCCTGAAACAGAGGAGGACCGGAAACTCGCTGCCCTGCTCAAGTACCACAGTCTGGACT CATATGAAGACAAACAGAAATTGAAACGAACAGAAATCTTTGGCCGTTCCTGGTTCCCTTCTGCCTCGGGACCTGGAACCAGCAACAGCAAG GCTGGTCTCCTACCTGCACCTCCCTCTCCAAGAAATTCAGGATTACTTCTGCCAGCTAAAGTATGTGCTCACTCCCAGGAAGACTTCCACTCAACAAAGAGATTATATATGGGCTTCTTCCCACCAGGCcttccaagaaactttttttttttccttccccaagaCCTGATTTCCCTGTACATAattgggtttttatttatttaa